Proteins encoded by one window of Streptococcus sanguinis:
- a CDS encoding ABC transporter ATP-binding protein produces MEHIVKIEGVCKKHGSKQILEDISFTARSGRITAFLGPNGAGKSSTLRILLGLDRATSGTATFDGQTYQSMTYPLRTVGAAFDGIGGLPNRKVYDHLRIIAASNAISKSRIDEVLEMTGIAHKRKELLSSLSLGESQRLGLAAALLGDPQFLILDEPTNGLDPSGIKWFRKFIRQQADLGKTVLLSSHILSEVQMVTDDVVLIHHGRIIEQGRLEEVLQDSDSLEDLFFDLTEEV; encoded by the coding sequence ATGGAACATATAGTGAAAATAGAAGGAGTCTGCAAGAAGCATGGCAGCAAGCAGATTTTAGAAGATATTTCTTTTACAGCTCGAAGTGGGCGGATTACAGCCTTTCTGGGTCCAAATGGTGCAGGGAAAAGTTCGACCTTGAGGATTCTCTTGGGGTTAGATCGGGCGACGTCTGGGACTGCGACTTTTGATGGGCAAACCTATCAGTCAATGACCTATCCGCTCAGAACGGTAGGTGCAGCCTTTGACGGCATTGGTGGTCTGCCAAATCGAAAGGTCTATGACCACTTGAGGATTATTGCGGCGAGTAATGCTATTTCCAAGTCTCGGATCGATGAGGTTTTGGAGATGACTGGAATCGCTCATAAGAGGAAGGAACTCTTGTCAAGCCTGTCTCTAGGGGAAAGTCAGCGGCTGGGTTTGGCAGCAGCTTTGCTGGGTGATCCTCAGTTTCTTATATTAGATGAGCCGACCAATGGACTAGATCCAAGCGGGATTAAGTGGTTTAGAAAGTTCATCCGTCAGCAGGCTGATTTAGGGAAAACCGTACTTCTATCTTCTCATATCCTATCAGAGGTGCAAATGGTGACAGATGATGTAGTCTTGATTCATCATGGACGAATTATTGAGCAGGGACGATTGGAAGAGGTGCTGCAAGATTCAGACAGTCTAGAAGATCTCTTCTTTGATTTGACAGAGGAGGTATAA
- the folK gene encoding 2-amino-4-hydroxy-6-hydroxymethyldihydropteridine diphosphokinase yields MDQLRIKDLEVYAYHGLFGAEKELGQRFVLDLILDYDMTRAAKTGDLTASIHYGELAQDLTYWCQESKEDLIETLAYKLIDRIFLTHPLVQKVSLEVKKPWAPVPLPLETCSVKLVRQKRKAFIALGSNQGSPTANLDAALEKMAEQNIRVLQASSRIETEPWGGVEQDPFLNQVVEVETWLNPEELMQTLLAIESDLGRVREIKWGPRVIDLDILYIGQEELYSPNLIVPHPYVAERAFVLQSLVEIAPHFVDPVQKKSIHQLWDAVEK; encoded by the coding sequence ATGGATCAGCTGCGCATTAAGGATTTGGAAGTGTATGCCTATCACGGTCTGTTTGGAGCAGAGAAGGAATTGGGCCAGCGTTTTGTGCTGGATCTGATTTTGGACTATGATATGACTCGGGCTGCCAAAACAGGCGACCTGACAGCTTCTATCCACTATGGAGAATTGGCTCAGGATTTGACCTACTGGTGTCAGGAAAGCAAGGAAGACTTGATTGAAACGCTGGCTTACAAGCTGATTGATCGGATTTTTCTGACTCATCCTTTGGTGCAGAAGGTCAGCTTGGAGGTCAAGAAGCCTTGGGCACCCGTGCCGCTGCCTTTAGAGACCTGCTCAGTCAAGCTGGTGCGTCAAAAGCGGAAAGCCTTTATCGCTCTGGGGAGCAATCAAGGCAGCCCAACTGCCAATCTGGATGCGGCTCTGGAAAAAATGGCAGAGCAAAATATAAGAGTTTTGCAGGCATCAAGCCGCATTGAGACAGAGCCTTGGGGTGGCGTTGAGCAGGATCCGTTTCTCAATCAAGTTGTTGAAGTTGAGACTTGGCTCAATCCTGAGGAGTTAATGCAGACGCTCTTGGCTATCGAATCGGATCTAGGGCGCGTGCGGGAAATCAAATGGGGACCTCGTGTGATTGATTTGGATATTCTTTACATAGGACAAGAAGAGTTATACAGTCCAAACTTGATTGTTCCTCATCCTTATGTGGCTGAGCGAGCTTTTGTCTTGCAATCTCTGGTGGAAATCGCGCCACACTTTGTCGATCCCGTGCAGAAAAAAAGCATCCACCAGCTCTGGGATGCGGTTGAAAAATAA
- the folE gene encoding GTP cyclohydrolase I FolE, which translates to MDTKKIEAAVAQIIEAVGEDGSREGLQETPQRIAKMYQEIFAGLGETAEEHLAKSFEIIDNNMVVEKDIFFHSMCEHHFLPFYGKVHIAYVPNGRVAGLSKLARTVEVYAKKPQIQERLTVEIAEALMDYLGAQGALVWVEAEHMCMNMRGVRKPGTATVTTAARGVLATDKDLKNEAYKLMGH; encoded by the coding sequence ATGGACACGAAGAAAATTGAAGCAGCTGTAGCCCAGATTATTGAGGCGGTTGGAGAAGACGGAAGCCGCGAAGGATTGCAGGAGACGCCACAGCGCATTGCTAAAATGTACCAGGAAATCTTTGCGGGGCTGGGTGAGACGGCTGAGGAGCATCTGGCCAAGTCTTTTGAAATCATTGACAATAATATGGTAGTGGAGAAGGATATTTTCTTTCATTCCATGTGTGAGCACCACTTCCTGCCATTTTACGGGAAGGTTCACATCGCCTATGTGCCTAATGGTCGGGTAGCAGGCCTGTCCAAGCTGGCCCGAACGGTAGAGGTCTATGCCAAGAAACCGCAGATTCAAGAGCGATTGACCGTAGAGATTGCTGAGGCCTTGATGGACTATCTGGGTGCTCAAGGGGCCCTGGTCTGGGTGGAAGCTGAGCATATGTGTATGAATATGCGCGGAGTCAGAAAGCCTGGCACTGCAACAGTTACTACAGCGGCGCGTGGCGTTTTAGCGACGGATAAGGACCTAAAAAATGAAGCTTACAAATTGATGGGGCATTGA
- a CDS encoding bifunctional folylpolyglutamate synthase/dihydrofolate synthase, whose product MKKQELPDLSWLEAYRTASPNFGLERMERLLELRGNPHLQLPVIHIAGTNGKGSTIAHLRQLLEVRDLRVSTFTSPYLVSYNEQIAINGHAISDQDLQRLLSLYQDLLAQHATDSGLQGVTEFEIVTALAYDYFVQQQVDVAIIEVGMGGLLDSTNVCQPLLTAITTVGLDHVALLGDSLEAIAQQKAGIIKHGVPIVTGRLEPEALAVVEQKAAEKDSPLFSWSQAYQVEPQESEEGECFSFSNAYRAKDSYQTALMGLHQADNAGLALHLCDLYCQLQSLSLLTKAEVERALLTAEWPGRLERISDQPLILLDGAHNPHALRSLAATLDQHYPTYKKHILFACIQTKALDDMVELLQKIPKAAISLTAFADPRSFSKESMQSLAEQQGLSYKEWPDYVADYLAVEHEPDELLLITGSLYFLAQVRKSILENCKLDFAERPSQSSQLSKNKNEHRSIYGHEEN is encoded by the coding sequence ATGAAAAAACAAGAATTACCTGATTTAAGCTGGCTGGAAGCTTATCGGACAGCTAGTCCCAATTTTGGCTTGGAGCGGATGGAGCGTTTGCTGGAGTTGCGGGGGAATCCGCATTTGCAGCTGCCAGTCATTCATATTGCAGGGACTAATGGCAAGGGTTCAACCATTGCCCATCTGCGCCAACTCTTGGAAGTGCGAGACCTGCGTGTTAGCACTTTCACCTCTCCCTACCTAGTCAGCTACAATGAGCAGATTGCCATTAATGGCCATGCGATCTCCGACCAAGATCTTCAGCGATTGCTGAGCCTTTATCAGGACCTCTTAGCCCAGCATGCGACAGACTCTGGCTTGCAGGGGGTGACTGAGTTTGAGATTGTAACTGCTCTAGCTTATGATTATTTTGTCCAGCAGCAGGTGGATGTGGCTATTATCGAGGTCGGCATGGGTGGGCTTTTGGATAGTACCAATGTCTGCCAGCCCTTACTGACTGCAATCACAACAGTCGGTCTGGATCATGTGGCCTTGCTAGGTGACAGTCTAGAGGCTATTGCCCAGCAGAAAGCTGGCATTATCAAGCATGGAGTTCCCATTGTGACCGGTAGGTTGGAGCCAGAGGCTCTGGCAGTAGTCGAGCAAAAGGCTGCTGAAAAAGATTCTCCGCTCTTTTCTTGGTCTCAAGCTTATCAAGTGGAACCTCAAGAGTCAGAGGAGGGGGAGTGCTTTTCCTTTTCGAATGCCTATCGGGCCAAAGACTCGTATCAAACAGCTCTAATGGGACTGCATCAGGCGGACAATGCTGGGCTAGCTCTGCACTTGTGTGACCTATACTGCCAGCTGCAGTCGCTGTCCTTATTGACAAAAGCAGAGGTTGAGAGGGCCTTGCTTACTGCTGAGTGGCCTGGTCGTTTGGAAAGGATATCGGATCAGCCGCTTATTCTTCTGGATGGAGCCCATAATCCCCATGCCCTGCGGTCGTTAGCAGCGACACTGGACCAGCATTATCCGACTTATAAGAAGCACATTTTATTTGCTTGTATCCAAACCAAGGCCTTGGATGATATGGTGGAGCTGCTGCAAAAGATTCCCAAAGCAGCTATAAGCTTGACAGCCTTTGCTGATCCGCGGAGTTTTTCTAAAGAGAGCATGCAATCCTTGGCTGAGCAGCAAGGCCTGTCTTACAAAGAATGGCCGGATTATGTAGCAGATTATTTAGCAGTAGAGCATGAGCCGGATGAGCTTTTGCTGATTACGGGTTCTCTTTATTTTCTGGCTCAGGTTAGAAAATCAATCCTTGAGAATTGCAAGTTAGACTTTGCTGAGCGTCCTTCTCAGTCAAGTCAATTATCAAAAAATAAAAATGAACATAGGAGCATATATGGACACGAAGAAAATTGA
- the folP gene encoding dihydropteroate synthase, whose protein sequence is MVNLKAIAPDGRTGLCGIINATPDSFSDGGRYNTVETALAQARKLIAEGAHMLDIGGESTRPGSHFVAIQEEIERVVPVIEAIRRESDIVISVDTWKSEVAAAALAAGADIINDITGLLGDEKMAETAAKYGAPVIVMFNPVMARPQHASSKIFPEFGFGSVFTKEELSLFAELPIAELMWKCFEKSLKVAEHAGLSRDNIMLDPGIGFGLTKRENLLLLQELGSLHQAGFPIFLGVSRKRFLVSILEENGFEVNSETQEGFENRDTASAHLTSLAASRGIEVVRVHEVAKHRMAAAVGDAIRLAQQTEDLNLGQYK, encoded by the coding sequence ATGGTGAATCTAAAAGCAATTGCTCCAGATGGCCGAACGGGCCTCTGTGGTATTATTAATGCGACGCCGGATTCCTTTTCAGATGGTGGGCGCTACAATACGGTTGAGACGGCATTGGCTCAGGCTAGAAAGCTGATTGCTGAGGGAGCTCACATGCTGGATATTGGTGGTGAGTCTACTCGGCCAGGCAGTCATTTTGTGGCTATTCAAGAAGAGATAGAGCGGGTGGTGCCGGTCATTGAAGCTATTCGTCGGGAAAGTGATATTGTGATTTCTGTGGACACTTGGAAGTCGGAAGTGGCTGCAGCAGCTTTGGCTGCAGGTGCAGATATTATCAACGATATTACCGGTCTTTTGGGTGATGAAAAGATGGCAGAGACGGCTGCGAAATATGGCGCGCCAGTCATTGTCATGTTTAATCCAGTGATGGCTCGTCCTCAACATGCCAGCTCAAAAATTTTCCCAGAATTTGGCTTTGGTTCAGTCTTCACAAAGGAAGAGTTATCTCTTTTTGCAGAGCTGCCGATTGCAGAACTGATGTGGAAGTGTTTTGAGAAATCTTTGAAGGTGGCGGAACATGCTGGCCTTTCGCGTGATAATATCATGCTGGATCCAGGGATTGGTTTCGGTTTGACCAAGCGGGAGAATCTGCTCCTTTTGCAGGAGCTGGGAAGTCTCCATCAAGCTGGTTTTCCTATTTTTCTTGGGGTTTCCCGTAAGCGGTTTCTCGTTAGTATCTTAGAAGAAAACGGCTTTGAGGTCAATTCTGAGACACAGGAAGGCTTTGAAAACCGTGATACAGCTTCAGCCCATCTGACTAGCCTTGCGGCCAGCAGAGGTATTGAAGTTGTCAGAGTGCACGAAGTGGCTAAGCACCGGATGGCTGCTGCCGTTGGCGATGCGATTCGTCTAGCGCAGCAGACAGAAGATCTCAATCTAGGTCAGTATAAGTAA
- a CDS encoding CPBP family glutamic-type intramembrane protease translates to MLKLEKIIQLLLLAMLTQTGLLLMLHPMPHRLVFSQANLLFMVGLLGLLFCCAFYFARELQEIKGSLRQSSNYRHLLFLYFLMILVNAAGAVLLCGKEVESAQAVEQMLTESFLSSSLLLLGIDIAVLSPAAPRFVDRAFSLRYQKSWGIALGLLCFSLAKNPQETLCFLSYLVLGLVFAHLLRPYFQRLELSMLAHILRNMIILSLLPFCF, encoded by the coding sequence ATGCTGAAACTAGAGAAAATCATTCAATTGTTACTACTGGCTATGTTGACTCAGACGGGACTGCTGCTCATGCTTCATCCAATGCCTCATCGCTTGGTCTTTAGTCAGGCTAATCTGCTTTTTATGGTGGGCTTACTGGGATTGCTTTTTTGTTGCGCCTTTTATTTTGCCAGAGAACTGCAGGAAATCAAAGGTTCCCTGCGTCAGTCAAGCAATTATCGACACTTGCTTTTCTTGTATTTTTTGATGATTTTGGTCAATGCTGCAGGGGCTGTTCTGCTGTGTGGCAAGGAGGTGGAGTCAGCTCAGGCGGTAGAGCAGATGCTGACGGAGAGTTTTCTGTCATCTTCTCTTTTGCTTTTGGGGATTGACATCGCCGTTTTATCCCCTGCGGCACCGAGATTTGTTGACAGGGCTTTCTCTCTTCGCTATCAGAAGAGCTGGGGGATTGCACTAGGTTTGCTCTGCTTTTCCCTTGCGAAAAATCCTCAGGAAACTCTGTGTTTTCTCTCCTATCTAGTTTTGGGACTAGTCTTTGCCCATCTCCTCAGGCCTTATTTTCAGCGTTTGGAGCTGTCTATGCTGGCCCATATTCTCCGAAATATGATTATTCTCAGCCTTTTACCCTTTTGCTTTTAG
- a CDS encoding CPBP family intramembrane glutamic endopeptidase, with amino-acid sequence MLAVKNCLYKKRKLSYTRKEKEEDMKAILKKLEYILLTLFVLFLSQIPFIFIRQMTSSEKSFSAGQTIFVLVVYLLIVFFVLRMAKQEELLSLDFSFFKWSSFGWLAVSNVVMIGVNMLGAIIMLLEGQAISTANQDALNALFQHVPKILLVVGAVIQAPILEEVVFRGLIPQKIFTKHYVWGLVVGVILFGLFHGPTNIGSFVIYAGMGAVLAAVAYIFKRLEMSILAHMLRNGVAVLIMILTGLVNK; translated from the coding sequence ATGCTTGCAGTTAAGAATTGTCTATACAAAAAGAGAAAATTGAGCTATACTAGGAAGGAAAAGGAGGAAGACATGAAAGCAATTCTAAAAAAATTAGAGTACATTCTACTGACTTTGTTTGTCTTATTTCTCAGCCAGATACCATTTATATTTATCCGGCAAATGACATCTTCTGAGAAGAGTTTTTCAGCTGGACAGACTATCTTTGTGCTGGTTGTATATCTTTTGATTGTCTTTTTTGTTCTGAGAATGGCTAAGCAAGAAGAACTGCTGAGCCTTGACTTTAGCTTTTTTAAATGGTCTTCGTTTGGCTGGTTAGCTGTTTCTAATGTTGTCATGATTGGCGTCAACATGTTAGGAGCAATTATCATGCTGCTGGAAGGTCAGGCTATTTCCACTGCCAATCAGGATGCCTTGAATGCATTATTTCAGCATGTACCCAAGATTTTATTAGTAGTAGGAGCTGTGATTCAGGCTCCTATCTTGGAGGAAGTAGTCTTTCGCGGCTTAATTCCTCAGAAGATTTTTACCAAGCATTATGTTTGGGGATTGGTTGTAGGAGTTATTCTTTTCGGTCTTTTTCATGGTCCGACCAATATCGGCAGTTTTGTTATATATGCAGGTATGGGTGCTGTTTTAGCTGCGGTTGCTTATATATTTAAGCGTTTGGAGATGTCTATTTTGGCACACATGCTGAGAAATGGAGTTGCAGTACTCATTATGATACTGACAGGTTTGGTGAACAAGTAA
- a CDS encoding acetate kinase — translation MSKTISINAGSSSLKWQLYLMPEEKVLAKGLLERIGLKDSISTVKFDGRSEKQVLDIADHTQAVKILLDDLKRFNIIESYDEITGVGHRVVAGGEYFKDSALVDEEVIQKVEELSLLAPLHNPANAAGIRAFREILPDITSVVVFDTSFHTTMPEKAYRYPIPTKYYTENKVRKYGAHGTSHEYVAKEAAKVLGRPIEELKLITCHIGNGASITAVDKGVSVDTSMGFTPLGGVMMGTRTGDIDPAIIPYLMQYTDDFNTPEDISRVLNRESGLLGVSEKSSDMRDIHEAMRAGDAKAQLANDIFVDRIQKYIGQYLAVLNGADAIIFTAGIGENSVTIRELVVNGISWFGCNVDPEKNVRGAEGVISSPDAKVKVLVIPTDEELVIARDVERFKNQ, via the coding sequence ATGTCGAAAACAATTTCTATTAATGCAGGAAGCTCAAGCTTAAAATGGCAACTCTATTTAATGCCGGAAGAAAAGGTCTTGGCTAAGGGCTTGCTGGAACGGATTGGTCTCAAGGATTCTATTTCAACAGTGAAGTTTGATGGTCGTTCAGAAAAGCAGGTTCTTGATATTGCAGATCACACGCAGGCCGTAAAAATTTTGCTGGATGATTTGAAACGCTTTAATATCATTGAATCTTATGATGAGATTACCGGTGTGGGTCACCGTGTTGTGGCTGGTGGTGAATACTTTAAGGATTCAGCCCTCGTTGATGAAGAAGTGATTCAAAAGGTAGAGGAGTTGTCTCTTCTGGCTCCATTGCATAATCCAGCCAACGCTGCAGGCATCCGTGCTTTTAGAGAAATTCTGCCAGACATTACCAGCGTGGTAGTCTTTGACACCTCTTTCCATACAACTATGCCGGAAAAAGCTTATCGCTATCCGATTCCGACTAAATATTACACTGAAAACAAGGTCCGCAAGTACGGAGCTCACGGTACCAGCCATGAGTATGTAGCCAAGGAAGCTGCGAAAGTTTTGGGTCGTCCGATTGAAGAACTCAAGCTTATCACCTGCCATATCGGTAATGGAGCTTCCATCACAGCAGTTGACAAGGGCGTTTCTGTAGATACCTCTATGGGATTCACACCACTTGGCGGCGTCATGATGGGAACGCGGACTGGGGATATCGACCCAGCTATCATTCCTTACCTGATGCAATACACAGATGACTTTAATACTCCCGAAGATATTAGCCGTGTTTTGAATCGTGAATCTGGCTTGCTTGGAGTTTCTGAGAAGTCAAGTGATATGCGTGATATCCATGAGGCGATGCGGGCAGGTGATGCCAAGGCTCAATTAGCCAACGATATTTTTGTCGATCGGATTCAAAAATACATTGGTCAGTATCTTGCTGTTTTGAATGGAGCTGATGCTATCATCTTTACCGCAGGAATTGGTGAAAATTCTGTGACCATTCGTGAACTGGTTGTTAATGGTATTTCTTGGTTTGGTTGTAACGTAGACCCAGAAAAGAATGTGCGTGGTGCAGAAGGCGTGATTTCCAGTCCTGATGCCAAGGTCAAAGTCTTGGTTATCCCGACTGACGAAGAATTGGTCATTGCGCGTGACGTCGAACGTTTCAAAAATCAATAA
- a CDS encoding class I SAM-dependent methyltransferase, which yields MNFEKIEQAYTLILENVQNIQNALATNFYDALIEHNGIYLDGDTDLQEVLANDEKIRALHLTKEEWRRAYQFILMKAAQTEPMQVNHQFTPDTIGFLITFLLDQLAHGEEADVLEIGSGTGNLAETILNHTQKKIDYLGLELDDLLIDLSASIAEVMNSKAHFAQGDAVRPQVLKESDIIISDLPVGYYPDDSIASRYEVASPDEHTYAHHLLMEQSLKYLKPGGYAIFLAPNDLLTSAQAPLLKKWLLAKAQFIAMITLPESIFSSSKHAKTLFVLRKQEANNIQPFIYPLRDLQDHEEMFKFRQSFQNWYKDSEIQTKF from the coding sequence ATGAATTTTGAAAAGATAGAACAAGCTTATACTCTGATTCTCGAAAACGTCCAGAATATCCAAAACGCTCTGGCGACCAATTTTTACGATGCTCTGATTGAGCATAACGGCATTTACCTAGATGGAGATACGGACTTACAAGAAGTTCTGGCCAACGATGAAAAAATCCGCGCTCTGCATTTGACCAAGGAAGAGTGGCGGAGAGCCTATCAGTTTATCCTGATGAAGGCGGCCCAGACGGAGCCCATGCAGGTCAATCATCAATTCACACCTGACACAATTGGTTTTCTGATTACTTTCTTATTGGACCAGCTAGCTCACGGAGAGGAAGCTGATGTATTAGAAATTGGCAGTGGGACTGGAAATTTGGCTGAGACTATTCTTAATCATACCCAAAAGAAAATAGATTACCTAGGTCTGGAGCTAGATGATTTATTAATTGACCTTTCTGCCAGCATTGCAGAGGTTATGAACTCTAAGGCTCACTTTGCTCAGGGTGATGCGGTTCGGCCTCAGGTTCTGAAAGAGAGTGACATCATTATCAGTGATTTACCGGTCGGTTATTATCCGGATGACAGTATCGCCTCTCGCTATGAAGTGGCTAGTCCGGATGAGCACACTTATGCCCACCATCTTCTAATGGAACAGTCGCTCAAATATCTTAAACCGGGAGGCTATGCCATATTTCTGGCGCCGAATGACCTCTTGACCAGCGCTCAAGCTCCTCTGCTGAAAAAATGGCTCCTAGCCAAAGCACAGTTCATCGCGATGATAACCTTGCCAGAGTCTATTTTCTCAAGCAGCAAGCATGCCAAAACTCTTTTTGTCTTGAGGAAACAGGAAGCGAATAATATTCAGCCTTTTATCTATCCTCTGCGGGATTTGCAGGACCATGAAGAAATGTTTAAATTCCGTCAAAGTTTTCAAAACTGGTACAAAGATAGTGAAATTCAAACAAAATTTTGA
- the comGG gene encoding competence type IV pilus minor pilin ComGG, which produces MWKKKVEAGILLYALLMAAVFSLLLQFYLNRQVSSQRLQLFNRERTEAYAMAVLTTATAKDDSGEMEFEQGKAVYRRQGKELEISSQISSGHSYSFTFTISKKEEEKAKEDKKPTEKKEKAVSDEAGKSD; this is translated from the coding sequence GTGTGGAAGAAGAAAGTTGAGGCTGGTATTTTACTGTATGCGCTATTGATGGCTGCTGTCTTTAGCCTGCTCCTGCAGTTTTATCTCAACCGTCAAGTCAGCAGTCAGCGTTTGCAGCTTTTCAACAGGGAAAGGACGGAAGCCTATGCAATGGCAGTTCTGACAACAGCTACAGCCAAGGATGATAGCGGTGAGATGGAGTTTGAGCAGGGCAAGGCTGTCTATCGCAGGCAAGGGAAGGAACTGGAAATCAGCAGTCAGATCAGCAGCGGTCATTCCTATTCCTTTACTTTTACCATTTCTAAGAAGGAGGAAGAGAAAGCTAAGGAAGACAAGAAACCAACTGAGAAAAAGGAGAAAGCGGTTTCGGACGAAGCTGGGAAATCGGACTAA
- the comGF gene encoding competence type IV pilus minor pilin ComGF, which yields MSKNLKVKAFTLLEALVALLVLSGGVLVFQAMTQLLSSELHQQENNQQQEWFLFADQLETELSRSQFDKVEDNKIYIRQDGRDLALGKSKGDDFRKTDKSGRGYQPMIYGLEAADVRQDGKLVYLHFRFEKGLEREFVYRVEEES from the coding sequence GTGTCCAAAAACCTTAAAGTCAAGGCCTTTACTCTCTTGGAGGCTTTAGTAGCCTTGCTGGTTCTCAGTGGCGGTGTGTTAGTCTTTCAGGCCATGACCCAGCTCTTATCTTCAGAACTGCATCAGCAGGAAAACAATCAGCAGCAAGAGTGGTTTTTGTTTGCCGACCAACTGGAGACGGAGCTTTCGCGAAGTCAATTTGATAAGGTTGAAGACAACAAAATCTACATCAGACAGGATGGCAGGGACTTGGCCTTGGGTAAATCTAAGGGCGATGATTTCCGTAAAACAGATAAGAGCGGTCGCGGCTACCAGCCGATGATTTATGGTTTAGAAGCAGCTGACGTCCGTCAGGACGGTAAGCTTGTCTATCTTCATTTTCGCTTTGAAAAAGGCTTAGAGAGGGAGTTCGTCTATCGTGTGGAAGAAGAAAGTTGA
- the comGE gene encoding competence type IV pilus minor pilin ComGE yields MAVFAAIASLLLGQISRSRKEQQILLQQEEVLRVARMALQTGQEELHINGIAVRQLKTDKQLLVYHEGEVVIRVQKP; encoded by the coding sequence ATGGCAGTTTTTGCGGCTATTGCCAGTCTGCTTTTGGGACAGATTAGCCGGTCTCGTAAGGAGCAGCAGATCCTTCTGCAGCAGGAAGAGGTGCTTCGGGTAGCTCGTATGGCCCTTCAAACAGGACAAGAAGAGCTTCATATCAATGGAATTGCAGTGCGTCAGCTTAAGACAGATAAGCAGCTGCTGGTCTATCACGAAGGGGAGGTAGTTATTCGTGTCCAAAAACCTTAA
- the comGD gene encoding competence type IV pilus minor pilin ComGD has translation MENTVAKLKRLPIKAFTLLESLLVLFVVSFLLLGLSGSVRAGFNQVQEQLFFLEFERLYQETQRLSLAGHQKLSLKISGRQISNGYQELDFPQTLQEHEQQVIQFDRSGGNSSLSKITFQTEDRTVVYQLYMGNGKFKKTTSSG, from the coding sequence ATGGAAAACACAGTGGCGAAACTCAAGCGGTTGCCAATTAAGGCTTTTACACTGCTGGAAAGTCTCCTCGTTCTTTTTGTTGTTAGTTTTCTACTACTAGGATTATCTGGATCGGTAAGGGCTGGCTTCAATCAGGTTCAAGAGCAACTCTTCTTTTTAGAATTTGAGCGGCTCTACCAGGAGACGCAGAGGTTGAGCTTAGCCGGTCATCAGAAGCTTTCTCTCAAGATTTCAGGACGTCAGATTTCCAATGGCTATCAAGAGCTGGACTTTCCACAAACTTTGCAGGAACATGAGCAGCAGGTCATTCAGTTTGACCGATCCGGTGGGAATTCATCACTCAGCAAAATTACTTTTCAGACGGAGGACAGGACAGTTGTTTACCAGCTTTATATGGGCAACGGAAAGTTTAAAAAGACGACATCTTCAGGCTAG
- the comGC gene encoding competence type IV pilus major pilin ComGC, protein MKKLNTLKVQAFTLVEMLIVLLVISVLLLLFVPNLTKQKDAVSDTGTAAVVKVVESQAELYELKNTNEKASLSKLVSAGNISQKQADSYKAYYGKHSGETQAVAN, encoded by the coding sequence ATGAAAAAACTTAATACCTTAAAAGTTCAAGCATTTACCCTTGTGGAAATGCTGATTGTCTTGCTGGTTATCAGCGTTCTCTTGCTGCTCTTTGTGCCTAATCTGACCAAGCAAAAAGATGCTGTTTCAGATACAGGAACTGCAGCGGTGGTCAAGGTGGTAGAAAGCCAGGCAGAGCTGTATGAATTGAAGAATACCAATGAAAAGGCTAGCCTGAGCAAGCTAGTCAGCGCAGGAAATATCAGCCAGAAGCAGGCAGATTCATATAAGGCTTACTATGGAAAACACAGTGGCGAAACTCAAGCGGTTGCCAATTAA